The following nucleotide sequence is from Pseudomonas sp. RC10.
GCGCCCTCTGTGTTTTGATTTCAGGAGCCCCACCATGAGCACCAAAGCCAACCGGCAAGCCCGAGCATTGTTGCTGAAGGAATATCGCGGCGTGCTCTCGACACATTCCAAGTCGATGCCCGGTTACCCGTTTGGCTCCGTGGTGCCGTACTGCCTGGACGACCAGGGTCGCCCGCTGATCCTGATCAGTCGCATCGCTCAGCACACCCACAACCTGCAACTCGATCCCAAGTGCTCGATGATCGTGGGCGAGCGCGAAGCCGAAGACGTGCAGTCCGTGGGCCGCGTGACAGTCATGGCCGAAGGGCAGAAACTCACCGACGAAGCCGCCATCGACGCCGCCGCCCAGCGCTATTACCGCTATTTTCCCGAGTCGGAAAGCTACCACCGCGCCCACGATTTCGATTTCTGGGTGCTGAACCCTGTGCGCTATCGCTACATCGGCGGCTTTGGCGCGATTCACTGGCTGGACGACGTCGCGCTGGCCAACCCGTTCGCAGGTGCGGCAGAAACCAGCATGGTCGAACACATGAACGACGACCACACCAAGGCCATCGCCCATTACGTCGAGCTGGCCGGGTTGCCCCAAACCGAACCGGCAGTTCTGGTGGGCATCGACAGCGAAGGCATGCACCTGCGCATCGGGCAGAGCCTGTACTGGTTGCCGTTCGCTGAACCTTGTA
It contains:
- a CDS encoding HugZ family protein; this encodes MSTKANRQARALLLKEYRGVLSTHSKSMPGYPFGSVVPYCLDDQGRPLILISRIAQHTHNLQLDPKCSMIVGEREAEDVQSVGRVTVMAEGQKLTDEAAIDAAAQRYYRYFPESESYHRAHDFDFWVLNPVRYRYIGGFGAIHWLDDVALANPFAGAAETSMVEHMNDDHTKAIAHYVELAGLPQTEPAVLVGIDSEGMHLRIGQSLYWLPFAEPCNTPTQVRQALVQLAHAEKWPTVEAVGA